The Salvia miltiorrhiza cultivar Shanhuang (shh) chromosome 1, IMPLAD_Smil_shh, whole genome shotgun sequence genome has a window encoding:
- the LOC130995288 gene encoding 3-hydroxy-3-methylglutaryl coenzyme A reductase 1 translates to MDMRRRPPKPPSPHSATSKSPAAPRASDALPLPLFLTNGIFFTLFFSVAYFLLHRWREKIRSSVPLHVLTLSELAAVLSLIASFIYLLGFFGIDFVQSFISKSDGEIDEDRAIHCSSIPDSIIPKPENPPNLPEDEEEIINRVVSGEIPSYSLESKLGDCFKAAKIRREALQRQTGRSVEGLPLEGFDYEAILGQCCEMPVGYVQIPVGIAGPLLLNGREYSVPMATTEGCLVASTNRGCKAIYASGGAVCVLLRDGMTRAPVVRFSSAKRASELKFFLEDPLNFDTLSVVFNKSSRFARLQDIKCAIAGKNLYIRFRCSTGDAMGMNMVSKGVQNVLDYLHNEFPDMDVIGISGNFCSDKKPAAVNWIEGRGKSVVCEAVLSGDVVAKILKTTVPALVELNMLKNLTGSAIAGALGGFNAHAANIVSAVFLATGQDPAQNVESSHCITMMEAVNDGKDLHISVTMPSIEVGTVGGGTQLASQSACLNLLGVKGASKESPGSNSQLLAAVVAGSVLAGELSLMSAIAAGQLVKSHMKYNRSSRDITRLGS, encoded by the exons ATGGACATGCGCCGGAGGCCCCCGAAACCGCCGTCTCCTCACTCCGCCACATCCAAATCCCCCGCCGCGCCTCGAGCCTCCGACGCCCTCCCCCTTCCCCTCTTCCTAACCAACGGCATTTTCTTCACCCTCTTCTTCTCCGTCGCCTACTTCCTCCTCCACCGGTGGCGCGAGAAGATCCGCAGCTCCGTCCCGCTCCACGTCCTCACCCTCTCCGAGCTCGCCGCCGTGCTCTCCCTCATCGCCTCCTTCATCTACCTCCTGGGATTCTTCGGCATCGATTTCGTCCAGTCCTTCATCTCCAAATCCGACGGCGAAATCGACGAAGATCGCGCCATCCATTGCAGCTCAATTCCGGATTCCATAATTCCTAAACCGGAGAATCCCCCAAACCTTCCCGAAGACGAGGAAGAGATCATCAATCGCGTCGTCTCCGGAGAAATTCCGTCGTATTCTCTCGAATCGAAGCTCGGCGACTGCTTCAAGGCGGCCAAAATTCGGCGCGAGGCGCTGCAGCGGCAGACCGGGAGGTCCGTGGAGGGCCTGCCGCTGGAAGGATTCGATTACGAGGCGATTTTGGGGCAATGCTGCGAAATGCCGGTGGGATACGTGCAGATTCCGGTGGGGATCGCGGGGCCGCTGCTGCTGAACGGGCGCGAGTACTCGGTGCCGATGGCCACCACGGAGGGGTGTTTGGTTGCGAGCACGAACCGCGGCTGCAAGGCCATTTACGCCTCCGGAGGCGCGGTGTGCGTGCTTCTCCGCGACGGGATGACTAGAGCTCCGGTTGTGAGGTTTTCTTCTGCTAAGAGAGCATCGGAGTTGAAGTTCTTCTTAGAGGATCCTCTCAATTTTGATACGCTTTCTGTTGTTTTCAACAA GTCGAGTAGATTTGCAAGACTACAAGATATTAAATGTGCTATTGCAGGGAAGAATCTATACATTAGATTCCGATGCAGCACAGGTGATGCGATGGGGATGAATATGGTTTCCAAAGGTGTCCAGAATGTTCTAGACTACCTCCACAATGAGTTTCCTGATATGGATGTCATTGGCATTTCTG GAAACTTCTGTTCAGATAAGAAACCTGCCGCAGTCAACTGGATTGAAGGTCGTGGAAAGTCAGTAGTCTGCGAGGCTGTCCTTAGCGGAGATGTGGTGGCGAAGATCTTGAAAACCACGGTCCCTGCCCTTGTCGAGCTCAACATGCTCAAGAACCTTACTGGCTCTGCCATTGCAGGTGCTCTTGGTGGCTTCAATGCACACGCTGCCAACATTGTGTCTGCCGTGTTTCTAGCCACCGGGCAGGATCCAGCACAGAACGTTGAAAGTTCTCACTGTATTACTATGATGGAGGCTGTCAACGATGGCAAGGATCTTCACATTTCTGTAACCATGCCATCCATTGAG GTTGGCACAGTCGGAGGTGGGACTCAGCTAGCATCACAATCGGCTTGCCTCAACCTGCTTGGCGTAAAGGGTGCCAGCAAGGAGTCCCCGGGGTCGAACTCACAGCTGCTGGCAGCCGTGGTTGCTGGCTCGGTATTGGCAGGAGAGCTCTCTCTGATGTCGGCCATTGCAGCCGGGCAGCTCGTTAAGAGTCACATGAAGTACAACCGGTCGAGCAGGGACATCACGAGACTAGGCTCCTAG